A genomic segment from Biomphalaria glabrata chromosome 16, xgBioGlab47.1, whole genome shotgun sequence encodes:
- the LOC106078875 gene encoding uncharacterized protein LOC106078875 isoform X2 — translation MMGYGFMGLASLSDSLQINNSQHLDSGKQDAYERHQGVMGWQSFSSDVSNHTSASSASLELLLNERQLDPEIMLASLGFGLETEGFVPSLARIPERFLRQPSKATGISLPGVGEDVGADIFEEAPQATLSGPTSSESAPIPIPAAPRKRPGISTLVKTLSMIRMKTSFARAGHMSPSRTPPLAHQPSSILLPINQKYLASKGYYRQQGWPRGTFEEAEEETQKENMETKDAATKRKHFQRMKTNRQWSLCESGDHFEESPSKESGWQSQSLDDSLSLDSTHERHDSLGTRFSTNTESSTDSLDTPNIETERAFEEIRRQYNESLVRKRSSTDDLFLPPRPKDRLSSEDRDTDNDYLNTNDIRSNNYFISPASSRQATVEKAPTISRSSVSDETEDSQKNDGNNNQSVLSKCDKGSNIGEDFSRSQYNDSSTDVRIIVSSSDNLSGRHSPSNVGYDFHSRTSGKLSVKAVQRTSSDSGSTSSSGTAIGSSSIATTTDDLDTLRCVESDRDSLSGSVSPYGFSQKPVSSHSCQTLEADFKLAATLAAARPLSSKKNGASETRQNTQIRASRSRASGTFTVLEDSPRVQLSALPTSINPLELMKKLQNSQDELSRMGSVQSDSSGFGDFDPTSETGHQEFGMLRSNKGEIATQTSLNSYSKLSGSRHQEEKDSESQVDSNTRYVTMCYIPTLGAKPAGVSQTDHKHRAVRSDHSLYLSNRSSDAGRHERLTSSRPRGFSATSHHMDYVDSPQIRMGESRSDSPKVSSVHYVQKNKTWDLRRNGLPRSQDSTPITQRKFTSNLDLYTDEAGLHAKDSREGASQRRHSNDSLLNDTPISVELAQATGGAAVNSSTSVTMSSSIFTQPSGSPIITSHTPLAGNLSRISGEGQYPPSQFKPYRRNFSQQRSCDVLEDDFSISDGDLSPRKGWLDGQDQSHIEDYHRLTGSLPPSSYAYSLPPLSLSRNSDDFETYSSVESNSDYSIQSFPEGHSRSEILDSRRLAQLINQPIFYKGKRRSSGHYRPRRLFKEWSLLSKRKRLQEENRLLQYALQKYKTELSIMETSFMIDYQTVYPEMNQEEREELEELEYLWAEVRGQVVEMEQLLLARVKSVHSGNDFHSLMSSMGIINRMIELIKEQMYLQQVASARTKDIREEDLDDMDGHFHDELLIDERQKMFNEVNHRRSSARNTHSSSLSNIPADLNLSLEQIKSSLLSQVQLEIKESTKRLELDLKEKDKEIQELKERLSQSSETPFKPVRRWTPKSARSKSFTANSSQSSFGSKSLSSTPLSSSLSRKKSRLVGNSVVQETDV, via the exons CTGACAGCCTACAGATCAACAATAGTCAACACCTGGACAG TGGTAAACAAGATGCCTATGAAAGACATCAGGGCGTAATGGGCTGGCAGAGTTTTAGTTCCGATGTCTCCAACCACACCTCGGCTTCCAGTGCAAG TTTGGAGCTACTGCTGAATGAGAGACAACTGGACCCTGAAATTATGCTGGCCAGTTTAGGCTTTGGTCTGGAGACTGAAGGCTTTGTGCCATCTTTGGCTAGAATACCCGAAAGATTTCTTCGCCAGCCAAGCAAAGCCACAGGGATCAGTCTTCCTGGGGTGGGGGAAGATGTTGGAGCGGATATTTTTGAGGAGGCCCCCCAGGCTACCCTCTCTGGCCCCACTTCATCTGAGTCAGCCCCCATTCCTATCCCAGCAGCACCGAGGAAAAGACCAG GAATAAGCACTCTGGTAAAGACACTTTCCATGATACGAATGAAGACCTCCTTTGCTCGAGCTGGACACATGAGTCCCTCCCGTACCCCGCCACTTGCACATCAACCGTCCAGTATTTTACTCCCCATTAATCAGAAATATCTTGCCAGCAAAGGTTACTACAGGCAACAG GGTTGGCCAAGGGGAACATTTGAAGAAGCAGAGGAGGAAACTCAGAAAGAGAATATGGAGACTAAAGATGCAGCCACCAAGAGGAAACATTTTCAGAGGATGAAAACCAACCGTCAGTGGAGCTTGTGTGAGTCAGGGGACCATTTTGAGGAGAGCCCCTCCAAGGAGAGTGGATGGCAGTCTCAATCCCTGGATGACTCACTCAGCTTGGATAGCACACATGAGCGCCACGACTCTCTGGGCACTAGGTTCAGCACAAACACAGAATCATCGACAGACAGTCTGGACACACCAAACATTGAAACAGAACGTGCTTTTGAGGAGATTCGCAGACAGTATAATGAGAGTCTGGTCAGGAAAAGGTCATCAACAGATGACCTCTTTTTGCCTCCGAGACCAAAAGATCGCTTGTCCAGTGAGGACAGGGATACGGACAATGATTATTTAAACACCAATGATATTAGGAGCAATAATTATTTCATATCCCCTGCCAGTTCCAGACAAGCCACGGTGGAGAAAGCTCCAACCATCTCCAGGAGTAGTGTGAGTGACGAGACAGAAGACTCTCAAAAAAATGATGGTAACAACAATCAAAGTGTTTTGTCTAAATGTGATAAAGGTTCTAATATTGGTGAAGACTTCAGCAGGTCTCAATACAACGACAGCAGCACTGATGTTCGCATCATTGTCTCCAGCTCAGACAACTTGTCTGGGAGACATTCACCTTCTAATGTGGGCTATGACTTCCACTCAAGGACTTCTGGCAAGCTGAGTGTGAAAGCTGTTCAGAGGACATCGTCTGATTCTGGCTCCACCAGCAGCAGTGGTACGGCCATCGGCAGTAGCAGTATTGCCACCACCACTGACGACCTGGACACTCTGCGTTGTGTAGAGTCTGACCGGGACTCCCTATCAGGGTCAGTCAGCCCCTACGGCTTTAGCCAGAAGCCTGTGTCCTCACACAGTTGCCAGACATTAGAAGCAGACTTTAAGCTGGCGGCAACGTTAGCAGCTGCCAGGCCATTAAGTAGTAAGAAGAATGGAGCCTCTGAGACGAGGCAGAACACTCAGATAAGAGCTTCCAGGTCTAGAGCTAGTGGAACCTTCACTGTCCTGGAAGACAGTCCCAGAGTACAACTATCTGCTTTACCCACTTCAATCAATCCCTTGGAGCTGAtgaagaaattacaaaattcaCAAg ATGAACTTTCCCGTATGGGCAGTGTCCAGTCTGACAGTAGTGGTTTTGGAGATTTTGATCCCACCTCTGAAACAGGACACCAAGAG TTTGGTATGCTGAGATCAAATAAAGGAGAGATAGCTACACAGACATCACTGAACTCTTATAGT AAACTTTCTGGCAGCAGACATCAAGAAGAGAAAGACTCTGAGTCTCAGGTTGACTCCAATACAAGATATGTCACAATGTGCTACATTCCAACCCTGGGAGCCAAACCTGCTGGTGTTTCTCAGACTGATCACAAACACAGGGCTGTGCGCAGTGACCATAGTTTGTATCTCAGCAACAGGTCCTCTGACGCTGGTCGTCATGAAAGGCTGACCTCATCACGGCCAAGGGGATTCAGTGCTACAAGTCATCATATGGACTACGTTGATTCTCCACAAATCAGGATGGGTGAGTCAAGGTCAGACTCCCCTAAGGTGTCCTCGGTTCATTATGTTCAAAAGAATAAAACTTGGGACTTGAGAAGAAACGGGCTGCCCAGATCACAGGACTCGACTCCAATCACTCAGCGCAAGTTTACTTCTAACTTAGACTTGTACACAGATGAAGCTGGTCTTCATGCTAAGGACAGCAGAGAGGGCGCTTCCCAGCGAAGACATTCCAATGACAGCCTTCTCAATGACACTCCCATCTCCGTTGAATTGGCTCAGGCCACTGGTGGTGCGGCCGTGAACAGCTCAACATCAGTCACCATGAGCTCCAGTATATTCACCCAGCCCAGCGGTAGCCCTATAATCACCAGCCACACTCCACTGGCTGGGAATCTAAGTCGGATCAGCGGGGAAGGCCAGTATCCCCCGTCACAGTTTAAACCCTACAGAAGGAACTTCTCACAGCAGAGGTCATGTGATGTGCTTGAAGATGATTTCAGCATCAGCGATGGAGACCTCAGTCCTAGAAAAGGGTGGCTGGATGGTCAGGACCAGTCTCACATAGAGGATTATCACCGGCTAACCGGATCGTTGCCCCCCTCCAGCTACGCCTATTCCTTACCGCCCCTCTCTTTATCCAGAAACTCCGATGACTTTGAAACCTACTCATCTGTTGAAAGCAACTCGGATTACTCAATACAGTCATTTCCCGAGGGTCATTCAAGATCAGAGATACTGGACTCACGCAGACTTGCTCAGCTCATAAACCAACCCATTTTCTACAAG gGGAAGAGACGATCGAGTGGTCATTATCGACCCAGACGATTGTTTAAAGAGTGGAGTCTGCTCAGCAAAAGGAAG AGACTTCAAGAAGAGAATCGTCTTCTTCAATATGCTCTTCAGAAATACAAAACTGAACTGAGCATAATGGAGACATCTTTCATGATAGACTATCAGACAGTGTACCCTGAAATGAATCAAGAAGAAAG AGAAGAACTTGAGGAATTGGAGTATCTGTGGGCTGAGGTCAGAGGTCAAGTGGTGGAGATGGAGCAGCTGCTCTTGGCCCGAGTGAAGTCAGTACATTCTGGCAATGATTTCCATTCTCTCATGTCTAGCATGGGAATCATCAACAGG ATGATTGAACTAATCAAGGAACAAATGTACCTACAACAAGTGGCCAGTGCCAGGACCAAGGACATCAGAGAAGAAGATTTAGATGACATGGACGGTCATTTCCATGATGAGTTGCTGATAGATGAGCGACAAAAAATGTTCAATGAAGTGAATCATAGAAGATCATCAGCCAGGAATACTCATAGCTCTTCCCTTTCCAACATTCCGGCAGATCTGAATTTAAGCCTAGAGCAG ATCAAGTCTTCCTTACTTTCTCAAGTTCAGTTGGAAATCAAAGAAAGCACTAAAAGGCTGGAACTAGACCTAAAG gagaaagataaagaaattCAGGAGCTGAAGGAGAGACTATCCCAATCATCAGAGACTCCATTCAAACCAGTCAGGAGATGGACTCCAAAGTCTGCCAGGTCAAAGAGCTTCACTGCCAACTCTAGCCAGTCTAGCTTTGGTTCAAAAAGTTTATCAAGCACACCTCTGTCATCCAGCCTGTCCAGGAAGAAATCACGGCTAGTGGGGAATAGTGTAGTGCAAGAGACAGATGTATGA
- the LOC106078875 gene encoding uncharacterized protein LOC106078875 isoform X1, with protein MEEKERKSISPDDTSPTKHVNGGPVTLDPTSKEGSAKKSGSGGGGFAGLARMLGTKAKGQEGTAVDSKRQKGCEDDLPLGTEADSLQINNSQHLDSGKQDAYERHQGVMGWQSFSSDVSNHTSASSASLELLLNERQLDPEIMLASLGFGLETEGFVPSLARIPERFLRQPSKATGISLPGVGEDVGADIFEEAPQATLSGPTSSESAPIPIPAAPRKRPGISTLVKTLSMIRMKTSFARAGHMSPSRTPPLAHQPSSILLPINQKYLASKGYYRQQGWPRGTFEEAEEETQKENMETKDAATKRKHFQRMKTNRQWSLCESGDHFEESPSKESGWQSQSLDDSLSLDSTHERHDSLGTRFSTNTESSTDSLDTPNIETERAFEEIRRQYNESLVRKRSSTDDLFLPPRPKDRLSSEDRDTDNDYLNTNDIRSNNYFISPASSRQATVEKAPTISRSSVSDETEDSQKNDGNNNQSVLSKCDKGSNIGEDFSRSQYNDSSTDVRIIVSSSDNLSGRHSPSNVGYDFHSRTSGKLSVKAVQRTSSDSGSTSSSGTAIGSSSIATTTDDLDTLRCVESDRDSLSGSVSPYGFSQKPVSSHSCQTLEADFKLAATLAAARPLSSKKNGASETRQNTQIRASRSRASGTFTVLEDSPRVQLSALPTSINPLELMKKLQNSQDELSRMGSVQSDSSGFGDFDPTSETGHQEFGMLRSNKGEIATQTSLNSYSKLSGSRHQEEKDSESQVDSNTRYVTMCYIPTLGAKPAGVSQTDHKHRAVRSDHSLYLSNRSSDAGRHERLTSSRPRGFSATSHHMDYVDSPQIRMGESRSDSPKVSSVHYVQKNKTWDLRRNGLPRSQDSTPITQRKFTSNLDLYTDEAGLHAKDSREGASQRRHSNDSLLNDTPISVELAQATGGAAVNSSTSVTMSSSIFTQPSGSPIITSHTPLAGNLSRISGEGQYPPSQFKPYRRNFSQQRSCDVLEDDFSISDGDLSPRKGWLDGQDQSHIEDYHRLTGSLPPSSYAYSLPPLSLSRNSDDFETYSSVESNSDYSIQSFPEGHSRSEILDSRRLAQLINQPIFYKGKRRSSGHYRPRRLFKEWSLLSKRKRLQEENRLLQYALQKYKTELSIMETSFMIDYQTVYPEMNQEEREELEELEYLWAEVRGQVVEMEQLLLARVKSVHSGNDFHSLMSSMGIINRMIELIKEQMYLQQVASARTKDIREEDLDDMDGHFHDELLIDERQKMFNEVNHRRSSARNTHSSSLSNIPADLNLSLEQIKSSLLSQVQLEIKESTKRLELDLKEKDKEIQELKERLSQSSETPFKPVRRWTPKSARSKSFTANSSQSSFGSKSLSSTPLSSSLSRKKSRLVGNSVVQETDV; from the exons CTGACAGCCTACAGATCAACAATAGTCAACACCTGGACAG TGGTAAACAAGATGCCTATGAAAGACATCAGGGCGTAATGGGCTGGCAGAGTTTTAGTTCCGATGTCTCCAACCACACCTCGGCTTCCAGTGCAAG TTTGGAGCTACTGCTGAATGAGAGACAACTGGACCCTGAAATTATGCTGGCCAGTTTAGGCTTTGGTCTGGAGACTGAAGGCTTTGTGCCATCTTTGGCTAGAATACCCGAAAGATTTCTTCGCCAGCCAAGCAAAGCCACAGGGATCAGTCTTCCTGGGGTGGGGGAAGATGTTGGAGCGGATATTTTTGAGGAGGCCCCCCAGGCTACCCTCTCTGGCCCCACTTCATCTGAGTCAGCCCCCATTCCTATCCCAGCAGCACCGAGGAAAAGACCAG GAATAAGCACTCTGGTAAAGACACTTTCCATGATACGAATGAAGACCTCCTTTGCTCGAGCTGGACACATGAGTCCCTCCCGTACCCCGCCACTTGCACATCAACCGTCCAGTATTTTACTCCCCATTAATCAGAAATATCTTGCCAGCAAAGGTTACTACAGGCAACAG GGTTGGCCAAGGGGAACATTTGAAGAAGCAGAGGAGGAAACTCAGAAAGAGAATATGGAGACTAAAGATGCAGCCACCAAGAGGAAACATTTTCAGAGGATGAAAACCAACCGTCAGTGGAGCTTGTGTGAGTCAGGGGACCATTTTGAGGAGAGCCCCTCCAAGGAGAGTGGATGGCAGTCTCAATCCCTGGATGACTCACTCAGCTTGGATAGCACACATGAGCGCCACGACTCTCTGGGCACTAGGTTCAGCACAAACACAGAATCATCGACAGACAGTCTGGACACACCAAACATTGAAACAGAACGTGCTTTTGAGGAGATTCGCAGACAGTATAATGAGAGTCTGGTCAGGAAAAGGTCATCAACAGATGACCTCTTTTTGCCTCCGAGACCAAAAGATCGCTTGTCCAGTGAGGACAGGGATACGGACAATGATTATTTAAACACCAATGATATTAGGAGCAATAATTATTTCATATCCCCTGCCAGTTCCAGACAAGCCACGGTGGAGAAAGCTCCAACCATCTCCAGGAGTAGTGTGAGTGACGAGACAGAAGACTCTCAAAAAAATGATGGTAACAACAATCAAAGTGTTTTGTCTAAATGTGATAAAGGTTCTAATATTGGTGAAGACTTCAGCAGGTCTCAATACAACGACAGCAGCACTGATGTTCGCATCATTGTCTCCAGCTCAGACAACTTGTCTGGGAGACATTCACCTTCTAATGTGGGCTATGACTTCCACTCAAGGACTTCTGGCAAGCTGAGTGTGAAAGCTGTTCAGAGGACATCGTCTGATTCTGGCTCCACCAGCAGCAGTGGTACGGCCATCGGCAGTAGCAGTATTGCCACCACCACTGACGACCTGGACACTCTGCGTTGTGTAGAGTCTGACCGGGACTCCCTATCAGGGTCAGTCAGCCCCTACGGCTTTAGCCAGAAGCCTGTGTCCTCACACAGTTGCCAGACATTAGAAGCAGACTTTAAGCTGGCGGCAACGTTAGCAGCTGCCAGGCCATTAAGTAGTAAGAAGAATGGAGCCTCTGAGACGAGGCAGAACACTCAGATAAGAGCTTCCAGGTCTAGAGCTAGTGGAACCTTCACTGTCCTGGAAGACAGTCCCAGAGTACAACTATCTGCTTTACCCACTTCAATCAATCCCTTGGAGCTGAtgaagaaattacaaaattcaCAAg ATGAACTTTCCCGTATGGGCAGTGTCCAGTCTGACAGTAGTGGTTTTGGAGATTTTGATCCCACCTCTGAAACAGGACACCAAGAG TTTGGTATGCTGAGATCAAATAAAGGAGAGATAGCTACACAGACATCACTGAACTCTTATAGT AAACTTTCTGGCAGCAGACATCAAGAAGAGAAAGACTCTGAGTCTCAGGTTGACTCCAATACAAGATATGTCACAATGTGCTACATTCCAACCCTGGGAGCCAAACCTGCTGGTGTTTCTCAGACTGATCACAAACACAGGGCTGTGCGCAGTGACCATAGTTTGTATCTCAGCAACAGGTCCTCTGACGCTGGTCGTCATGAAAGGCTGACCTCATCACGGCCAAGGGGATTCAGTGCTACAAGTCATCATATGGACTACGTTGATTCTCCACAAATCAGGATGGGTGAGTCAAGGTCAGACTCCCCTAAGGTGTCCTCGGTTCATTATGTTCAAAAGAATAAAACTTGGGACTTGAGAAGAAACGGGCTGCCCAGATCACAGGACTCGACTCCAATCACTCAGCGCAAGTTTACTTCTAACTTAGACTTGTACACAGATGAAGCTGGTCTTCATGCTAAGGACAGCAGAGAGGGCGCTTCCCAGCGAAGACATTCCAATGACAGCCTTCTCAATGACACTCCCATCTCCGTTGAATTGGCTCAGGCCACTGGTGGTGCGGCCGTGAACAGCTCAACATCAGTCACCATGAGCTCCAGTATATTCACCCAGCCCAGCGGTAGCCCTATAATCACCAGCCACACTCCACTGGCTGGGAATCTAAGTCGGATCAGCGGGGAAGGCCAGTATCCCCCGTCACAGTTTAAACCCTACAGAAGGAACTTCTCACAGCAGAGGTCATGTGATGTGCTTGAAGATGATTTCAGCATCAGCGATGGAGACCTCAGTCCTAGAAAAGGGTGGCTGGATGGTCAGGACCAGTCTCACATAGAGGATTATCACCGGCTAACCGGATCGTTGCCCCCCTCCAGCTACGCCTATTCCTTACCGCCCCTCTCTTTATCCAGAAACTCCGATGACTTTGAAACCTACTCATCTGTTGAAAGCAACTCGGATTACTCAATACAGTCATTTCCCGAGGGTCATTCAAGATCAGAGATACTGGACTCACGCAGACTTGCTCAGCTCATAAACCAACCCATTTTCTACAAG gGGAAGAGACGATCGAGTGGTCATTATCGACCCAGACGATTGTTTAAAGAGTGGAGTCTGCTCAGCAAAAGGAAG AGACTTCAAGAAGAGAATCGTCTTCTTCAATATGCTCTTCAGAAATACAAAACTGAACTGAGCATAATGGAGACATCTTTCATGATAGACTATCAGACAGTGTACCCTGAAATGAATCAAGAAGAAAG AGAAGAACTTGAGGAATTGGAGTATCTGTGGGCTGAGGTCAGAGGTCAAGTGGTGGAGATGGAGCAGCTGCTCTTGGCCCGAGTGAAGTCAGTACATTCTGGCAATGATTTCCATTCTCTCATGTCTAGCATGGGAATCATCAACAGG ATGATTGAACTAATCAAGGAACAAATGTACCTACAACAAGTGGCCAGTGCCAGGACCAAGGACATCAGAGAAGAAGATTTAGATGACATGGACGGTCATTTCCATGATGAGTTGCTGATAGATGAGCGACAAAAAATGTTCAATGAAGTGAATCATAGAAGATCATCAGCCAGGAATACTCATAGCTCTTCCCTTTCCAACATTCCGGCAGATCTGAATTTAAGCCTAGAGCAG ATCAAGTCTTCCTTACTTTCTCAAGTTCAGTTGGAAATCAAAGAAAGCACTAAAAGGCTGGAACTAGACCTAAAG gagaaagataaagaaattCAGGAGCTGAAGGAGAGACTATCCCAATCATCAGAGACTCCATTCAAACCAGTCAGGAGATGGACTCCAAAGTCTGCCAGGTCAAAGAGCTTCACTGCCAACTCTAGCCAGTCTAGCTTTGGTTCAAAAAGTTTATCAAGCACACCTCTGTCATCCAGCCTGTCCAGGAAGAAATCACGGCTAGTGGGGAATAGTGTAGTGCAAGAGACAGATGTATGA